A genomic segment from Spinacia oleracea cultivar Varoflay chromosome 3, BTI_SOV_V1, whole genome shotgun sequence encodes:
- the LOC130470473 gene encoding uncharacterized protein translates to MNENQIVVRHESEGGKTPTTRDESQDVSTITKTIKGRGPSKGVKVAKPMFLEYNVYNVPDGQWSHEYGKQVGSCATRININVPLYPKVDEQIKKGFWEETKLMFHITDDSNHSREKYFHSCVAKRFSCFKSKLVRRWITMKEKKPKNQTNKMPWDVYNHITEDDWKTFVKHYFLPESLLRSEKARKSASCNKNPHRTGQKGYNRKRLDWIKDGRLPPDAALPISSSSSVNSSVTSNVNRVRKYRSKEWILAHQVQNKEGKWEIDPNDTEVVEIATKALEYIAEEEKGNLSFEQGEDALTKAIGKKDHRGRVKGTGGMVGIKKAFGPCIRHSRSDHGEASSENYESIRASVKKEFEGELEKMVEKRVAEALQKQLSTLLKTGQLNSISTPIPDDLHLNDSARVDLDVSATRTTRHILVPQPRELKERTPCRLALEEKVSGNNIVVADGMVQPSDGALPQHFTSMKPGHYKVQVDFVYDGHVDDILPVPTRDGFTNLGGALGSFVQWPIHLVIFEDGEVYMFYCLECICSRKHIRHLTYSCFC, encoded by the exons ATGAATGAAAACCAAATTGTTGTTAGGCATGAATCAGAAGGTGGCAAGACTCCCACAACGCGTGACGAATCACAAGATGTTAGTACGATTACAAAGACCATTAAAGGCCGTGGTCCGTCAAAAGGTGTTAAAGTCGCTAAGCCTATGTTCCTTGAGTATAATGTATATAATGTCCCCGATGGACAATGGTCTCATGAATACGGGAAGCAAGTTGGGAGTTGTGCTACTAGAATTAATATTAACGTCCCATTATATCCAAAGGTAGATGAGCAAATCAAGAAGGGGTTTTGGGAGGAGACTAAG cttatgttccacattactgatgattctaatcattcgagggagaaatattttcattcttgtgtggcgaaacgatttagttgtttcaagagcaaGTTGGTGCGCCGATGGATAACTATGAAGGAAAAGAAgccaaaaaatcaaacaaacaagatGCCTTGGGATGTCTACAACCATAtcacagaggatgattggaagACTTTTGTTAAACATTATTTCCTGCCAGAGTCATTG CTTCGTAGTGAAAAGGCGAGGAAAAGTGCATCATGCAACAAGAACCCACATCGCACCGGCCAAAAGGGTTATAATAGAAAGCGACTAGATTGGATAAAGGATGGACGACTTCCACCAGATGCAGCTTTACCTATCTCGAGTAGCTCCTCGGTGAACTCATCAGTGACCTCAAATGTTAATAGAGTTAGAAAATACAGATCAAAGGAGTGGATTTTGGCCCATCAAGTACAAAATAAAGAgggaaagtgggaaattgacccgAACGATACAGAAGTTGTTGAAATCGCAACAAAAGCT TTAGAGTACATCGCAGAAGAGGAAAAAGGAAATCTTTCTTTCGAACAGGGTGAGGATGCCCTCACTAAAGCTATAGGGAAAAAAGATCATCGTGGGCGTGTCAAGGGAACAGGTGGCATGGTTGGTATCAAAAAGGCTTTCGGTCCGTGTATTCGACATAGTAGAAgtgaccatggtgaagcttcATCAGAAAATTACGAATCAATCAGAGCTTCTGTGAAAAAGGAGTTTGAAGGTGAATTAGAGAAAATGGTAGAGAAGAGGGTGGCAGAGGCCCTCCAAAAGCAACTAAGCACCTTGTTAAAAACAGGACAACTAAACTCCATTTCTACCCCGATACCTGATGACCTCCACTTAAATGATTCTGCCAGAGTTGACCTTGATGTTAGTGCTACAAGAACCACTCGTCACATCTTAGTGCCGCAACCACGCGAGCTAAAG GAAAGGACTCCATGTCGTCTTGCCCTTGAGGAGAAAGTTTCAGGCAACAACATTGTCGTGGCGGATGGTATGGTACAACCCTCAGATGGTGCATTGCCCCAACATTTTACATCGATGAAGCCTGGTCACTATAAAGTCCAAGTTGATTTTGTTTACGACGGACATGTTGATGATATTCTTCCGGTACCTACGAGAGATGGTTTCACTAACTTAGGCGGTGCTCTGGGTAGTTTTGTGCAATGGCCCATACACTTAGTGATTTTCGAAGACGGCGaggtatatatgttttattgtttAGAATGTATATGTTCACGCAAGCACATTCGACATCTTACCTACTcttgtttttgttga